In Epinephelus moara isolate mb chromosome 20, YSFRI_EMoa_1.0, whole genome shotgun sequence, the genomic stretch CGATCTTGCTTTAgtttaatggttttaaataaAGGGCCATGCTTTCCTAATGATTTGCAAATGTATCTCACTCATTAATTCACTCATACACAACCCATCCTCACAAGAATTAAATAACACTTCACAGCTACAATAAGGAGCATATATGCACAATTTATGTCATTACATTGActgtaaatacaaaaaacattatgtacattCCATGTAATTTATTTGTACAGTCAAGCCCACAGGTTCCCAGGTTACAGGttttaacattaaaatgcaGCGCCAGCGCCACCAACAGAAGatataataatgaaaacagtcATAAAATAGATTCAATGGAGGTGTTTGTGTAGGAGCGATCCACGGTGTCGTAGAACCTCAGACAGGCCTTGTAATGCagcagcttctcagtcagaggGCTGATGGTCAGCGCTTTGCCCCGCACACTCAGGTCTATGTATCTGAACACCAGCAGTGAGAGAGACAGTGTTCATTATGCATAAATAATGATCTCACTGTAAcctgtattttatcttgtaGATAATACTGTACCTGTAAGATACACTCCAAAACACGAGAGTATTTATAGCCATCAGTGTTGCCAGGAGGAAGAAGAATCTCTCCAGATTCCCATCATGCAATATGTTTGGGTAGAAGTTACCTGTAAAAGAGTGTCAGTGTAGTCACATTAGCATCTTATGCTAAAGATCATTTTGTATTTCAATCCAAGTCCACTGTCAGTATTATTTGTTATTGGAAGAAATCATgcagtacagtatgtgtacTCATTTTACCTCCAGAGATAAAGTACACCAGCTGAATGATGAAGGCTCCCAGAAAGCAGCCCCCTCCATAGGACAGAGTGAGGAAGTGCAGGGAGATGCCTCTGATGTGGCTCGGGGTCAGCTGGAAAGATATGAGGGAGCCTgccagacaggaagtgacagcaGAAATACCTGATCATTTTCAACTGGCTTCATTgtctgagacattgctgttgagttttccattGTATGTCTTTGgtgctttgaacaccacaagccgGGTGCCAtgtagtttcattatatttgagaaaaggcagacatctctacggccgatatctccaacactctgccactcacaccaaaacaatctagcctaataaacagcactacaggtaagaggaataatatgtgtttttgatatcggggtgaactgtccctttaacactgtCACTCACATGCGGGCGTGACGAGAGCCTCTGCGAGACCAAGTAGGATGTACTGAGGAGCCAGCTGGAAACACGGCATGGACGACACTTGCAGAACTTTTCCAGACAGTGTCTGCTCCACCAGGGGATACGCCTTCCTCTGCAGCTCAGACAAACCTGCGACCAGGACCGACAGAGTGGCACATGCATGGCCCAGAGCTGGAAGGGGAGGATGGACAGGGAGGGGTGATGTGAGAGGGGGCTGCAGAATAATTACgggaggaaagagggaggatAGGAGAGGCAGGGGAGCAAGAGAGACATTAGAGTTATGTGGGCATTAGTGAAGATGTGCATGTGGGCACATAGAGATACTGACTTATGACTTTTGCAGGTGCCAGAGGAGTTTTATCCATGGAGAGGTAACAGGTGGTCACACACTCGATCAGCGGGGCtaagagcagcagagggaggataCTGATCACATTCATGGCGCCGATGGGCAACAGGAGGGTGTTCAGGTGAAGGTTTGAGTTCATCGTCTGTATGTAGTAACCTGACGGGATCTGTTGGAAACATATTCTTAGCTGTATGTGATAAAACATGGACATGATCCTTTTTCATACTTCATGATGACGACCCTTTATATTCCCAGTGACCTGCCTGTGTGATGCAGGCTCTGTAAAGCAGCTGGAGGCCATACAGAGGGAAGAGCTTGGCCAGGACTTTGACGTTCTCTACGTGTGTTTCACTGTAACGACCACCGTTGTTCTCCTTAGCCCGGTCCAGCCAAGATCCAACATCTCCGCTCAGGTGACGATAGTGGAGGCAGCACATCTTGATAGAGTTCAAGAAAACTCCCAGTGTGGTCAGTAATGATCCACCTGTGGGATGACAGACACATGAAGGAACAGAAGACTTATTGGTGCGATTCGTTACAAGTCAACATGCTGTGTCTACAGTATATTTACAAGTACTGTATACTGTAATAACTGAATAATTTCATGTCTCTTtttgatgtacagtatgttacCTTTCTTGGGTTTATAGGTGAGTTTGTTCCGCATCATGTGTATGGCGATCAGAGCCAGCAGCACGGAGGTGAAGGGGATAAGGAAGCCCAGATTTTTGGCCACAGACTGCTGGATGTAGGCAATACCCAGAAACACGATAGTGGAATTCAGGTTGACCAACCAGTAGAACCTAAACATAAATAACACACAGATCACACTCAAGTTCATCCTGAGCATACTGATTGCAGATCCACCAAATTACATATGAGTAGACACATTAATTTTTAGCTGTGGGATATAAAGGGATATAGGGATAGAAATTTGGTCTGAGGTGGTAGTGGGCTGAGCCTTGAAGCTAGTGTGGGAATCCAGTCTATTGGTAGGCTACCAACTCTGTTGCACTAGCTTGTCGGGAAGGGAGTTAGATAATGCTgaaaagttaggctaaattttggcgagggaaaaacTGCCATGGGCATTTTCACAGGGGTCCCTTGGCCTCTCACCTccagatatctgaatgaaaacgGGCTGTATGGGTACCCACGAGACCCATGCagttttgtgcaaaaaaaatgcCATGTCTCTGAGTACAAATATGTTATTTTTGCCTATTCTAAAAATGGTGTATTTACATATTTCTGCGTACTGGGGCTCCTTAACAGTATTGGGATTGCATAAATTGGGTATGACCGGGATGCTGAGATTCATGTAACTTCAATGAGCCCAGTTTAATTCTTGTATGATAATGCTAGTCACCCTAGCAGCCAATGCATTGTACTGAGGCCATTTTTGAAATgacatcactgtataaaatCACCTATTGTGGCCTCTAAGATAATCACAGCCCCATGAAACTTTACAACTACAAACTAGAGACCTTGGTCATTCAGAGGATGTATGGCTTTCATGGGTATATTGACAATAAATGggtttctcagcagtttccagaACAGACATGCTCACCATCAAATCGCCAAAAATGTAGTTCAAAAGTTCTTGATACCTAATCACAGCATCATTTTTATGGTGGTCCTCTAAGTCTAAGTGTCTTAATGTGATATTTTGGAGATGTTTTGCACTTTTATCAACTCTCAAGTGGTCAAAAATGCCTCGATTTAGCATAAAAATCTGTGAAACAAATGGTATTATCCCAAAATTGCTGCAACAACTTAAAACTTATGAATGAGCATGTGAATGGCCATCACATATTTCTGTCGTAATATTCTAAGCCCCTGAATAGTTACCTAAGCAAAATACAATGTGTATTACATATCTGTGACTAGAAGAACTTGACACACAGTGCTCAGACACATCTGAAATGAATCTTTAGGTTTCCAGCTTGCAGGTCATGTACACCACGTCTATGTGGCGCATATACTTTTGGCATGCTAATGATCTCCTTttcctcattaaaaaaaacaagaaaaatctGTCAGTGGGTCTCAGAGGTTTAAGTctagactaaaatatctcaacaactattgtatgaattgccatgacattttgtacaggtgttcatggtccccagaagaTAAACCACACCAACATTGGTGATCCTCTAGTGACaccatgaatgtttgttttttagtaaaATATCTTTACAACTATGAACTGGATTCCAATGAGGTTTGGTACAAACATGTTTCCCTAACGATGAGCTGTAATAAAATGGGTAATTGCTAAGTTTTCATCTCACACCATCATTAGGTAACTTTAATTTCTGACATTACTGACAAATTAAATCCACCATCACCCAAGGCCCACTTGTGAAGCATTACAGTTCGTTTGTTCTTACATGATGATGAAactgataatagtaataatttcAATAGGTTGTTTGGAGTCTGATCATTGACTAACCAAGTAAATGACTGTACTGAGATGGCAACACCACCCACCAGTTGAAGAAGGACAGGAGCTGGTACTGATTGTAGCACTGCAGGCTGTAGGCTCCCATTGGACAGAGGATGGCCCGGATGCCTCCGATGCCCAGCGCAGCAGCCAGGAGGCCGGTGTAGAACAAGATCTGCTGATCCCGAGGCTCCAGCTGGTGTGTCATGTGATGAGTGTCAATGTAGAAATCTTCAAACGGAAATGCCACCACGGGCAGCATGGCTGTGCCTAGAAAGCACGATTACAGGTGATTTCAAACAAGAGTGTGACTTCACAGAAGCAGAACCATGACTCAGCAATTTACAGTAATAGAGTTACTAATGCTCCTAAAATGAGCTCACAGTGAAGGTTAAGATTCAACGTGTTAGATATATTTATGCATCTTTCTTGTTTATTTGACATATTAAGATGAATATTGTCTTTTAAATTGGCAGATTTGACTTTGCtcacattacattacatctTATCTCACATTATAACAGAGATATACTGTCCATTCCCTCACATCAGACGAGATGTACAACCCTTTAACTGTGTCTTACCAAAG encodes the following:
- the slc15a5 gene encoding solute carrier family 15 member 5, which encodes MVEGDLQRLPEGRGRLRRLSHTPRPDTGTPRKSRKKLQVIICVLLVELCERFTFFGIVCNMILFCTVKLGYDNYLAATVNLCFIGASTLTPVLVGWFAETCLGRTKVLYLCAFLHFFGTAMLPVVAFPFEDFYIDTHHMTHQLEPRDQQILFYTGLLAAALGIGGIRAILCPMGAYSLQCYNQYQLLSFFNWFYWLVNLNSTIVFLGIAYIQQSVAKNLGFLIPFTSVLLALIAIHMMRNKLTYKPKKGGSLLTTLGVFLNSIKMCCLHYRHLSGDVGSWLDRAKENNGGRYSETHVENVKVLAKLFPLYGLQLLYRACITQIPSGYYIQTMNSNLHLNTLLLPIGAMNVISILPLLLLAPLIECVTTCYLSMDKTPLAPAKVITLGHACATLSVLVAGLSELQRKAYPLVEQTLSGKVLQVSSMPCFQLAPQYILLGLAEALVTPACSLISFQLTPSHIRGISLHFLTLSYGGGCFLGAFIIQLVYFISGGNFYPNILHDGNLERFFFLLATLMAINTLVFWSVSYRYIDLSVRGKALTISPLTEKLLHYKACLRFYDTVDRSYTNTSIESIL